One stretch of Streptomyces sp. 135 DNA includes these proteins:
- a CDS encoding STAS domain-containing protein, whose translation MNDPHERKKGADGAVLAGKRLHLSPLADRAGLAVAGEVCLPTHMVWEQALERVAQRHHGSYHFDLSALTFIDMAGATALALTAQGLNGEQRLVLESPPPALSRLLELFWPNLPAIEVATS comes from the coding sequence GTGAACGACCCGCATGAGCGGAAGAAGGGCGCGGACGGGGCGGTGCTTGCGGGCAAGCGCCTGCACCTCAGCCCCCTGGCGGACCGAGCCGGCCTCGCGGTGGCCGGTGAGGTCTGCCTGCCCACGCACATGGTGTGGGAGCAGGCCCTGGAGCGGGTGGCCCAGCGGCACCACGGCTCCTACCACTTCGACCTCTCGGCACTGACCTTCATCGACATGGCCGGAGCCACGGCCCTGGCGTTGACCGCTCAGGGCCTGAACGGCGAGCAGCGGCTCGTTCTGGAAAGTCCGCCACCTGCCCTGAGCCGTCTGCTGGAGCTGTTCTGGCCCAATCTGCCTGCAATCGAGGTGGCCACGTCATGA
- a CDS encoding VOC family protein produces the protein MYQQMIFVNLAVNDVDATKKFFTELGYTINPQFTTDDCACVVISDTIVAMMLGKQRYADFTEKEIADSTKTSEALLCLSAESREKVDEIVDKAIAAGATPGKVQDYGTMYGRGFDDLDGHTWEFMWMDPSEVQG, from the coding sequence ATGTACCAGCAGATGATCTTCGTGAACCTCGCCGTGAACGACGTCGACGCGACGAAGAAGTTCTTCACGGAGCTCGGCTACACCATCAACCCGCAGTTCACGACGGACGACTGCGCGTGCGTGGTCATCAGCGACACCATCGTCGCGATGATGCTGGGCAAGCAGCGCTACGCGGACTTCACCGAGAAGGAGATCGCGGACTCCACGAAGACCAGCGAGGCGCTGCTGTGTCTGAGCGCGGAGAGCCGCGAGAAGGTCGACGAGATCGTCGACAAGGCGATCGCCGCCGGTGCCACCCCCGGCAAGGTGCAGGACTACGGCACGATGTACGGCCGCGGCTTCGACGACCTGGACGGCCACACCTGGGAGTTCATGTGGATGGACCCCTCCGAGGTCCAGGGCTGA
- a CDS encoding anti-sigma factor RsbA family regulatory protein, giving the protein MSAMTETEPFVHPALFYRGEREYVAGTVPFVEEGLDAGEAVAVSVPGPNLELIRDELGARAAQVKLLDMTQVGRNPGRIIPRVLRAFADAHPAGRVRIIGEPIWAGRSPTEYPACVQHEALINLAFQGRAVTILCPYDVERLEETVLADAYATHPTIIEAGAQGTSAAYAPEAVISRYNEPLTAPGDVPQMPYTAKTLPDVRHFATGRAAELGLPEPRLQDFALAVAELTTNSVVHGRGSGALRVWRQDDSVVCEVRDAGLLTDPLAGRCPPPPGQAGGRGLLLVNVVADLVRVHTAPGEGTTIHGYFRC; this is encoded by the coding sequence ATGAGTGCCATGACCGAGACCGAACCCTTCGTCCACCCCGCGCTGTTCTACCGGGGGGAGCGGGAGTACGTGGCGGGCACCGTACCGTTCGTCGAAGAGGGGCTGGACGCCGGCGAGGCGGTGGCCGTGTCGGTCCCCGGCCCCAATCTGGAACTCATCCGCGACGAGTTGGGCGCACGGGCCGCGCAGGTGAAGCTCCTCGACATGACGCAGGTGGGGCGCAATCCCGGCCGGATCATCCCGCGGGTGCTGCGCGCCTTCGCGGATGCCCATCCCGCAGGGCGGGTGCGGATCATCGGCGAGCCGATCTGGGCCGGGCGCTCCCCGACGGAGTACCCCGCCTGCGTCCAGCACGAGGCGCTGATCAACCTCGCGTTCCAGGGCCGGGCGGTGACCATCCTCTGTCCCTACGACGTGGAGCGCCTGGAAGAGACGGTCCTGGCCGACGCGTATGCCACGCACCCCACGATCATCGAGGCCGGTGCGCAGGGAACCAGCGCGGCCTACGCCCCCGAAGCGGTCATCTCCCGTTACAACGAGCCGCTGACCGCACCCGGTGACGTGCCGCAGATGCCCTACACGGCGAAGACGCTGCCCGACGTACGGCATTTCGCCACCGGCCGGGCTGCCGAGCTGGGCCTGCCCGAGCCCCGGCTGCAGGATTTCGCCCTCGCCGTCGCCGAGCTGACGACCAACAGCGTGGTGCACGGGCGGGGCTCCGGTGCGCTGCGGGTCTGGCGCCAGGACGACTCCGTCGTGTGCGAGGTGCGGGACGCCGGGCTCCTCACCGACCCGCTGGCCGGCCGCTGCCCTCCGCCGCCGGGCCAGGCCGGGGGCCGGGGGCTGCTGCTGGTGAACGTGGTCGCCGACCTCGTCCGCGTCCACACCGCTCCCGGCGAGGGCACGACGATCCACGGTTACTTCCGCTGCTGA